The region AGAAAAAAGCTGAGGAAGGAGGAAAATAATCATGTTAATGCCAAAACGCGTCAAATATCGCCGTGAACATCGCGGACGGATGAAAGGCCGGGCGAAAGGCGGCACGGAAGTTCATTTCGGTGAATTTGGGTTGCAAGCATTAGAATCAGCTTGGATTACGAACCGGCAAATCGAAGCAGCCCGCCGGGCGATGACTCGTTACATGAGACGGGGCGGGAAAGTATGGATCCGCATTTTCCCTTCCAAACCGTATACGG is a window of Geobacillus kaustophilus DNA encoding:
- the rplP gene encoding 50S ribosomal protein L16 translates to MLMPKRVKYRREHRGRMKGRAKGGTEVHFGEFGLQALESAWITNRQIEAARRAMTRYMRRGGKVWIRIFPSKPYTAKPLEVRMGSGKGAPEGWVAVVKPGKVMFEVGGVSEEVAREALRLASHKLPIKCKFVKREETGGEA